CGCGGACCACGACCCTCAAGATCTCCGTCTTCTCCTCGTTGGGCGGCAGCGCGTAGTTTGGTATGATCCACTGGCGTGCGCGGAGCAGCACCGACACCGTCTCCTGCTTGACGTGTGGGAACTGGCGCCGGAACTCGTCCGAGAAGCAAAACGCCACCACGGGCAGGCCGGCCACGTAGTCGGCAGACGTCTCCTTTGCATGCTCGGGCGTCACTTCGGGCTCCTTCTGCTTGCCGTTGCTGCCGTTGGAGCCGGCCGTCTCGACGCGGCGGTGGATGTCGGATACGCAGGTATACCACCCCGTCGCCTCGAGAGATTTGGACAGCAGCCTCGCGTTGGCCAGGCAGTTCTCCATGATGGCCCGGTAGCCCGAGAAGCCCAGATGGACGAGGTTAAAGTACTGCGTGATGACCTGGGCGCCGGGCCGCGAGAAGTTTAGCGTGTACGACTCCTCGGTGCCGCCTAGGTAGTGCAGCTCGAAGATGAGGTGCTTGGGCAGGAAGGACTCGTCGCGCCAGACGATCCAGCCAACGCCGGCCGTCACAAGGCCGTACTTGTGGCCCGAGGTGTTGATGGATTTTACTCTGGGGAGTGAGAAATCCCTGTGTTTTGTTGGTTTTTGTCAGCTCTCAATCACGCCTtgaagacttttttttttcttcttttggacACTAAAAACTTACCACTTGGGTCCACCAGCTTGTGCATGAGTAAAGGGGGCAATAAAAGCACCGCTTGCACCATCAACGTGGATTGGGATATCATGCCCAGTCTCAGCCTGGTACCTAAACCCAGGAGTACGACCATGTCAGTATCTTCTGCATCTACCAACTGAAGAGTCCAACATCCCAATGTGACACTCACTTGTCCAAGATTTCGGAAATCTCCTCTATGGGCTCATAATGCCCCGTATAGGTGCTGCCCAGGATGATGAAAATCCCTATGGTGTTCTCGTCAATGTTGTCGCGCACCATGTCGGCATCGAGCCGATACCTGCTCTTTTCCGACACGGGCAGGATGCGCGCCTCGACGTCAAAGTACCGGGCAAACTTCTCGAGGGCGACCTGCGCGTTGGCGCCCATGATGATGTTGGGCTTGCTGTCGTCCTTGCCGGCGGCCCTCCGCGCCTCCTGCCACCTGCGCTTCATGGCGAGACCGCCGAGCTGGATGGCTTCCGAGGAGCCTGTGGTTGCGCTGCCAATCTATTTTTCAGGTGGTGGTTTTTCCTCCTTTCGTGATTAGATTTTCGCTGACGACGACTGGCAATGTACCGAGTGGGGGAATTGGTTGGCTGAGTGGCACGGCACATACCGCTTTCTCTCCTTTCTGGACGTTCCAGAGGTGGGCCAGGATGCTCACGCAGCGCTGCTGCATCGAAATCATGGCTGGGTACTCATCCGCATCGGAGAGGTTCTTGGCAATGTTCTCTACCATGAGCTTCTGGGCATTGTCTTCGAGGTAGGTGCCCACGAAGCTATTTTACAAAGAGGTTTGGGACAATTCAAAAGTCAGCTCGAGGTCAAAATTTCACTTGCAGCAGCTAGCTGGCTGCATGAGCCGGTTGCCAGCTCGGTCGGAATTTACCTGGCCAAGTTCAGATTCGGCTTCCCGTCCAGGTCAAGCTCATCGCGAATCATCGAGTAGACCGtgtcggcctcggcgcccTCCTTGGGGAGCTTGTACTTGGGCAGGCTCACGTTGCTCGCGTAGCGAGACGAGTACGGCGTCAGGTGGGAAATCGCAGCCTGGGTCCGCGTGTCAT
Above is a genomic segment from Pyricularia oryzae 70-15 chromosome 7, whole genome shotgun sequence containing:
- a CDS encoding glutamate decarboxylase, encoding MVLSRHVNPDDIVQHLHNSSLKEQDGDNDTRTQAAISHLTPYSSRYASNVSLPKYKLPKEGAEADTVYSMIRDELDLDGKPNLNLASFVGTYLEDNAQKLMVENIAKNLSDADEYPAMISMQQRCVSILAHLWNVQKGEKAIGSATTGSSEAIQLGGLAMKRRWQEARRAAGKDDSKPNIIMGANAQVALEKFARYFDVEARILPVSEKSRYRLDADMVRDNIDENTIGIFIILGSTYTGHYEPIEEISEILDKYQAETGHDIPIHVDGASGAFIAPFTHAQAGGPKWDFSLPRVKSINTSGHKYGLVTAGVGWIVWRDESFLPKHLIFELHYLGGTEESYTLNFSRPGAQVITQYFNLVHLGFSGYRAIMENCLANARLLSKSLEATGWYTCVSDIHRRVETAGSNGSNGKQKEPEVTPEHAKETSADYVAGLPVVAFCFSDEFRRQFPHVKQETVSVLLRARQWIIPNYALPPNEEKTEILRVVVRESMSLDLLDRLLSDICEVTQKLMDEDELDLNVLQGSRHKGPCTKADVSKEGRAQAKKERDDRHKKHQATGRTGRMETGVHRSTC